Genomic segment of Kibdelosporangium phytohabitans:
GTCCTCGTACCGCTGCACGGTCGCCAGGTCGAGCGGCCGCAGGCCGTGCGCCTCGAAGTGACCGATGTTGTTGTGCCGCCAGATGTCCAGCCACTGCCGCTTCTGCTCGTCGGTGAACTCCGTCAGCCGGACCACCACGCTGTCAGCGGGCAGTGCCGCCCGGTTGGCCACGCTGATCCGGCTGGTCACCACGAACGCGACGGGCAGGTCCACGTCCGCGCGGTCACGCTGGAACCGGGCGATCCTGGTCAGGTAGTCCGTCTGGTTCACGCCGGTGGCCTGCAGCAACTCGTCGAACCCGTCCAGCAGCACCACCGGCAGCGCCCGCGGCGCGGAGCGAACCAGCGACGGCCAGCTGACGTCCTCCTTCAGCGCCCGTTTGATCGCGTGCTCGATCTGGTCGAGCACATCCGCGTCGGCGGGCGCCTCACGCAGCTCCACGCGCACGACCAGGTAGTCACTGGCCGGTAATCGGGCAGCCAGGACCTTGGTCAGCAGGGATTTGCCGGAGCCGGGATCGCCGAGCACGAGCAGCGGCGCGGCCCATGCGGCAGGTGACGTCAGGTAGCCGACGATGAAACGGTACATGTCCGTACGCACCTGGCGGGACTCCCACCACGCCTTCTGCGCGACGAACGCCGTCGAACCGCCGTCGTTGACCTGGAAGAACGGGTCGATGTAGCTGGTGCTCAGCAACGGGATCGTCAGCCCGCCCGGTGCGTCACCCGAGTCGAGGATCGGGTGGTTCAGCGCCGACTGGTAGCGCAGCGTGAGCTCCTGCCGTTGCGCGGTCGGTGTGTCACCGGTCGACAAGGACACGAGGGAATCCGAAAGGCGCCGCAACGCCACGCCCAATGTCCCACGGGTCGCCTGGGCGTCCAGCCTGGCGACCCAGAAGCCGACTTCGGGACAGTCGACGGCGAGACGCCGAAACAGTTCTTCGTAGCGACGCACGGACTGCTTCGGAAGTGCCGTCACCTTTTCCAGCGCCCGATCCTGCGCGGTCTCGGTCAGGTCGTCCCACAAAGCCAGCCGTTGGACCAATCGCGCCAATTCCGCCGCCAGCCGCTGGTACCACGCGAGCAATATTGTCACGAAGGACTCGTACGGCTGGTCCGGTGTCAGCAGCGGTACGGCGGCGTCGTGAATCGTCGCCGGCGAATTCTCCTGAAGGACGAGCTGGCGCTGCCGGGTCATGTCGAGTGACTTCGTCGTGAACGGGATGCCCAGCTCGTCGAACGCCTCGAAGAACGCGACGATCACGATCACCGAATGGGCCGCGTGCAGACGTCGGGTCCGGTCGATCCGGGAGCTGCCGCGCCGCTGCGAGACCGCGCCCGCCAGTTCGCCCGACAGCCGGATGAACTCGGCTTTCGCGTCGAACCAGCTCAGCAGATCCGACACCGACAGCACCGAGCCGCCGAGCAACGCGGTCCCCAGAATGCCGTCGAGTGCTTTGACAATCTTGGAATCGTTGCCGCCAAGCAGTTTCACGGCGTCCGCGTAGGTGAACGTGGCCACCGGACCATCATGCCGAACGCCCCCGGAACGTGTCCCGGGGGCGTCCGGTGGTGGTCGTCAGCCGCCGCTGCGGCGGCTGGTGAAGTTGCGGTGGTTCGGCACCGACTGGCTGCGCAGGTTCTGCACGTTGCCGTACGTCTTGACCTGCGGTTTCGCCGCCCTGCGCTCGGCTCGGCTGAGCTTCGGCGCGTCCTCGGCCTCGTCACGGGCCTCGATCGGCTTCATGAACGACAGGCCCTCCGCGGCCTTCTTGTCCGCTGCCTTCTTGCTGTTCTTCTTCGAGTTCGCGGCCATGCGGAACCTCCTGGAAAGGGTGAATGAGGGGAAGGTCGCGCGGCGAGACGACAGCCTGCGACGACCTGGATTACTCAACCTGAATGCGCAGTCCGCGCGGAGGTTCTCAGATGCCCATGGCACGACCATAGCAGCGCCCCTCGCGGGGCGCACCATGATTAACCGACGGGGATGGCTATGGCGGTGATCACCAGGCCGTCGCCGACGATCCACCGGCCGGTGAACCCGCCGACCTGCTCACCTGCGATGACCGGCCCCGGCACCAGCAGTTCGGCCTCGAACGTGCCGTCCACGGCCAGGGTGATCGACGCCTCCTCGAAGCCGAGCCACCTGTGCGTCAGCGGGTACCAGGCCTTGTAGACGGTCTCCTTGGCGCAGAACAGCATCCGGTCCCAGTGCACCGAGCCGTCCGCCGCCGTGAGCTCGGCCAGCCTGACCTTCTCCTCGTCACGGGAGATCACGCCGAGCACGCCTTCGGGCAGCGGCCCGTGCGGCTCCGCGTCGATCCCGAGCGTGTGGATGTCAGCCTTAAGAGCGACCACCGCGGCCCGGTACCCGGCGCAGTGCGTCATGCTGCCCACGACACCGTCCGGCCAGCGCGGGGCGCCGCGTTCGCCGTTGAGCAGCGGCGCCGGTGGGATTCCCAGTTCGGCGAACGCCTGCCGGGCGCAGTACCGGACTGTGGCGTACTCGCGGCGCCGCTTGTCCACCGCTTTGGCGACGTGCTCCGCCTCCTCGGGGAACATCGTCGACTCGGCGGCGTCGGTGACGGTGTCCCGGCTGGCCACGCCCGCGGGCATCAGCTTCTCGATCACGGCGCCACCCGCACCGGCAGCACGGGCTTGAGCAGCTTGTCGGGCAGGCCACGCGGCTTCCACTCGCGCGGGTAGCCCAGCGAGACCTCCTCGAACGGCACGCCGTCGTACACCGTGTGCCGGGGGATGTGGAGGTGGCCGTACACCACGGTCGCGGTGTTGAAGCGGGTGTGCCAGTCGCCTGACAACTCCGTGCCGCACCACTGGGCGAAGTCGGGGTAACGCAGGATGCGCGTCGGCTGCCTGACCAGCGGCCAGTGGTTGACCAGCACCAACGGCACGTCCGGGCCGCACGCCGCGAGCCTGCGTTCGGTCTCCTCGACGCGGGCGCGGCACCAGTCGTCGATCCCCGGGTACGGGTCCGGGTGCAGGAAGTACTCGTCGGTGCAGACGATCCCGGCCTCCTGGGCCTTCGCCAGCGACTCCTGCTTGGTGTGCACGCCATCGACCCGGAAGGAGTAGTCGTACAGCGCGAACAGCGGCGCGATCCGCACCGGCCCGCCGTCGCCCGTCCACACCGGGTACTCGTCCTCGGGGGTGAGCACGCCGAGCCTGCGGCACATCTCGACCAGGTACTCGTAGCGCCGCACGCCACGCAGCTGCACCGGGTCCTTCGACGTGGTCCACAGCTCGTGGTTGCCCGGCACCCAGATCACCGTGTCGAACCGCGATTTCAACAGGCCGAGCGCCCACTCGATGTCGGTGGTCGTCTCGGCGACGTCGCCCGCCACGATCAACCAGTCGCCAGGGTTGTCCGGCCGCAGGCCCTCGAGGATCGGCCGGTTCTCCGCATGGCCGACATGCAGGTCGCTGATGGCCAGCAGTTGTGGTGTCGTGCTCACGCGTCCGAGCTTAGCGAGCGTGATCGGCGCGAACGGTTCTTTCGCTGTGACGCCCGCCTCTGGTACACCGTTGACGACGTCCAACGCCGCCGCCACCGACCTGGATGCGAGGCACAGTCGATGGCGCTCGAACGGCGGAAGTTCCTGGTAGGAGGCGCGGCGACCGCGTACTTGACGACGGCTGGCAACGCCGAGGCGAGCGTGCCGCGACTGTGGGACGAGTTCGTGGCCAACCCCTACGACCACCCGCAGATCCCCAACGTCGCGTACGCGGGCTACCGGATGGGTGAACGGCCGCCTGCCAGACCCGCACGTACGAACGTCCTGCGGTACGGCGCCAAGCCCGACGGATCGGCGGACGCCTCAGCGGCGATCAACCGTGCGATCGATGACGTCGGACGCGCGGGCGGCGGCGTGGTGTACCTGCCGGACGGCACGTTCCGGATCGACGACATCATCGAGATCGGCTACGACAACGTGGTCCTGCGCGGTGCGGGCAGCGGACGCACCACGCTGTTCGCCACGCGCTCACTCGAGCAGATCGTGGGCATCAACCGCAGCCGCTACGGCAGCGAGAATTCGGCGTGGAGCTGGTGCGGCGGGCTGGTCTGGGTGTGCCACCGCGACCGGCGCCGCGCCCTGATCGACGCGATCAAGGCACGTCAGTGGCCGCTGGAGGGCTGGATCGGCAACGAAGGCGCCGACTCCGGCGTGATCACCGCGCTCACCGGCGCCGTGCCACGCGGCTCGTTCACGACCACGGTCGCCGACGCCGCGGGCCTCGCACCGGGGCAGCGCGTGTTGCTGCAGGTCGACGACGATCCGGCACACGGCCTGCTCAAGCACCTGTGCGGGGACATCCCGGGCACGTCGTCCTACGTCTGGACGGGCAAGACGAAGCTGCTGTCGTACAAGCCGTTCCAATGGCCGGTCCGAGTCGCTGCTGCCGACGGCGCACGGATCACCCTGGCCCAGCCGTTGCCCATCGAGCTGCGCCCGGAATGGAACGCCCGGCTGACCACAAGCGCGCCCGCGATCACCGGGGCAGGCGTCGAGGGCTTGACCATCCGGATGGTCAAGACCGTGCGGCCGGCTCACCTGCAGGACAAGGGCTACAACGGGCTGGTGTTCCAGTGCGCGTGGGACTGCTGGGCGGATGATGTGTCTGTTGTGGACAGCGACAACGGGTTCCTGCTGGTCGCGGCCAAGGGCGTGACCCTGTCGCGGACCCGGGTCAGCGGCCGCGGGCAGCACCACTCATATGCGTGCCGTGAGCAGTCGCACGACAACTTGGTCGAGGATTTCGTCATCGGCGAGTTCACCGAACCGCCGACGCCGGGCTCCGGCCACCACGGCATCAACGTGGAAGGCCTGTCGTGCGGGAACGTCTGGTCGCGCGGGCGGATGGGCGCGGGGACGTTCGACACCCACCGGGGGTTGCCTTTCGGCAACGTGCGAACTGATGTGACGATCGTCAACGACGGCGCACACGGCGGCAGCGCCGACGCGGGACCCTTGTACGGCGCGCGATTCGCGCACTGGAACATCACCGTGCTCAACGGGCGGGCCGGGTGCGTCAAGATCGACAACGTCGCTCCGAGCAGCGCGACCGTTGGTATATCTACGGTTCGCGAGTTCGGTCAGGTCGACCGCCCGGACTTCACCGGGCCGCTGCAGTCCAAGCTGGAGAGCTACGGCGACACCGCCGTGACACCGGCGAACCTGCACAGCGCCCAGCGCGCTTTGCGGGGTTTCGTACCGAGGTAGCGCGAAACTGGTCTAAAAAGATCAATGCATCGGTTGTGCCGGACACCGGGATGCGGGTACCTCTATGGGTAGAGGTTTGTTGCTACAGCTGGGAGATCCGGCATGATCACCGGTACGGACCGCCAACCATGGCGGTTGATCAGCGTGCCCGCGCTCGTCGCGGCCGTCCTGCTCACCTTCCTCGCCGGTCTGCTGTGGTTACTCGGCATGCCCGACGCCGCTCTACTGTGGACGGTCGCGGCCGCGGCCGGGATCGCCCCGCTGACCGTGTGGGCGACCGAGGACCTGGTGACCGAGCGCCGGGCGGGCGGCGCGCTGCTGACCATCCCGGTGGTCGTCGGCGCGCTGCTGGCCGGGGTGCACGAAGCCGGCGCGGCGGCGGGGATGCTGGCGTGCGTGCTGCGTGGCGTCGAAGTGCTGGTGCGCGAGCGTGCCCGCCGCGAGGTCGCGGTGCTGGCCCGTGCGGCGGGCGAGACCAGGATCCACACAGGTGACCGGGTCACGGTGACGACCGGCGAGATCATCCCGGTGGACGGCAGGCTGCTGTCGGACGCGGTGCTCGACGAGTCGCCGCTGTCCGGTGATCCGATCAGGGTGCGCCGCAAGGAAGGCGAACCGGTCCGCAGCGGCGCGGTCAACGTGGGCGACCCGGTCGACTTGATCGCGACCGTGCCGGACACCGAGGGAACGTGGGCGGCGATGTCGCGCCTCGCGCACCGCGCGGTCACCGACGGCGCCCAGCCGTTGCGGCGAGCGAACCGTGCCGCACTCGTCTACGCCCCGCTGGCCGTCGTGGCTGGGGCCGTGGTGTGGCTCGTGACAGGAAACCCGCTCGCCGGGTTCGGCGTGCTCGCGGTCGCCGCGTCCGCCCCGGTGCTGCTCGCCGTGCCGTTGTCGCTGGCAGCGGGCCTGACGAGGGCCGCGCGGCACGGCGTCGTCGTCGGCGACGCCGGCGTCCTCGAACGGATGGCGCGGACGCGGATCGGCGTCGTCGACGCCTCCGGCGTGATGTATTCGGGCACCTTGTCGGTGTCCGGGGTCGTCGCCGCGCCGGGCTGGCTGACCAACGACGTGCTCGCCTGCGCGTCCTCGGCGCACCGCATGCGTCCGGACGCGTTCGCCGGGGCGGTGGCCCGCGCCGCGAAGGCCGCCGGCATCGGCAGTGGCGCCCACCTGGGCAAAGTGACGTTCGCCGATGCACAGCCGGACGGATCGCACGACTGGGTCAAGGTGGCGCTGGCGCGTGCCGGCCTGGACTGCGCGAGCGTCGCGTGGGTCGCGGTCGACGGCCAGCCGGTCGGCGCGCTGATCGTGCGTGACGAGGTCAGGCCGGACGCCGCCGAGTCGCTGCGTGCCCTGCGGCGTGCCGGGATGCGCAGGCTGGTGCTGGTGACCCGCGAGAACCTCAACGACCCCGGCGATGTCGGCGTCGTGCTGGGCGTGGACGAGTTGTGGACGCGGTGCGGCACGGCCGACAAGGTCGAACGTGTCCGTGAGGAGCGCCGTCGCGGTCTCACGCTCATGGTCGGTGACGATCCCGCTGTCGGTGCGGCTGACGTCGGCGTCGCGCTGAGTGGTCGCGGTGCGTGCGTCGCGGACGTGGTCATCGCGGACGGCCAGGTGGCCCGCCTCGCCGACGCCCTGCGGACGGCCCGCCGGACCCGGTGGATCGGCCTGCTGGCCACCGCAGGCGGGCTGGCGATCGTCGCGGCCGGGATGGCCGCCGCCACGCTGGGCTGGCTGGCGCCACTGCTCGCGGTGCTGGTCAGGGCAGGTGTCGACGGTCTGGTGATGGGCTCGGCGTTGCAGGCGCTGAAGGCCGGGCGGCCCAAGGTGGAGCCGTACCACCCCGAGCCCGATCACCTCAGCCAGGTCCGCCACGCGGTGCGCCAGGCGGCCGACGAGCTGTCCACCGGCTTCACACCACAGGCCCAGCAGTCGGTGCTGCGGGCGTACCACCTGATGGCCGACCACGTGGTGCCCGCGCAGCGCACGGGCGAGATCGAGCGGCAGGTCCGCAGGCTCGGCGCGCACCTGACGACACCGAACGCCCAGGTGGACGACATGCGGGCGACCTTGTACGGCCTCAACGCGGTCCTCAACGAACGGCTGATCGCCGCCCAGCGTCAACGCGTTTGAGGGCAGTCCAAGGAGCGATTCACTTCACACTCTGAAAATTTACAGGCTCTGAAACTTTCTCGGTACCGTGGTCGTCATGACCGAGGAGGGGCCGCAGCCGTTGGGCCTGCGCGAGCGCAAGAAGCTCGAAACACGGGCCAAGCTGGCGAAGATCGCCATCAGGCTGGCGGCCGAACGCGGCCTGGAGAACGTCACCGTCGACGACATCGCGGGTGAGGCCGGGGTGTCCGCGCGGACGTTCTTCAACTACTTCCCGAGCAAGGAAGACGCCATCCTGCTGCCCGACCACGACCCGGTCGGCCAGACGCACGCGTTCGCCGCGGCGATGCTCGCCGCACCGGCCGGGCTGAACCCGCTGCGGGCGTCCGCGCTGGCGATGCGGCCGTACGTGGCGAGGTTCGACGACGAGCGGGAGGACTGGCTCACCCGCATCTCGATCATCGAACGCGACCCGGGACTGATGGTGAAGCTGTTCGCCTCCCAGAGGGAGACCGAGGCCATCCTCGTCGAGGCGCTCGCCAAGCGGACCGGCCTCGCCGCGACCGACCTCTATCCCCGGTTGCTCTACCGGGTCATCGGTGGGGTCGTGCAGGCCACCACCCAACGCTGGCACGAACTGGGGGGCTCGGTCGCGCTGACCGAGTTGTTCGACGCGGCGATCGATTCGATCGACGCGGGTTTGCCCGTGCCGTCCGGCACGGCCGTCTTTGAGGGGAAATCATGACAGTCACGGCAGATCCGCCTGCCGACGGCGTGAAACTCAGTCGGGGGCAAGTCGTCCAGGCACTGTCCGGCCTGATGATGGGGCTGTTCGTCGCCATCCTCGCGGGGACCGTCGTGGCCAACGCGCTGCCACGGATCGTCGCGGACCTCGGCGGTTCGCAGTCGTCCTACACCTGGGTGGTCACCACCGAACTGCTCGCGATGACCGCGACGGTGCCGCTGTGGGGCAAGCTGTCCGACCTGTACAACAAGAAGCTGCTGATCCAGCTGTCACTGCTGATGTTCGTGATCGGTTCGCTCGTCGCCGGGTTCTCCCAGGACATCGGCACGCTGATCGCCAGCCGCGTCGTGCAGGGCGTCGGCGCCGGTGGCCTGACCGCGCTGGTCTCGGTCGTGATGGCCGCCATGGTCTCGCCTCGTGAACTCGGTCGCTACATGGGCATCTTCGGCGCCGTGTTCGCGGTCGGCACGGTCGCGGGCCCGCTGATCGGTGGTGTCATGGTCGACACCTCGTGGCTGGGCTGGCGCTGGTGCTTCTTCCTGGGCGTGCCGTTCGCCGCGCTGGCGATCCTGCTGCTGCAGCGCACGCTGAAGCTCCCGACAGTCAAGCGGGAAGGCGTGAAGGTCGACTACCTCGGCGCGTTCCTGATCATGCTGGGCGTGTCGACCCTGCTGGTGTGGACGTCGCTGGCCGGCCACCAGTTCGACTGGTTGTCCGGGTGGTCGTTCTTCCTGGTCGGTGCCGGTGTCGTGGTGCTCGCGCTGGCCGTGTGGGTGGAGTCGCGGGTGGCCGAGCCGATCGTGCCGCTGAGCATCTTCCGCAACCGCACGGTCACGCTCACCACGATCGTCAGCTTCCTCGTCGGTGTCGCGATGTTCGGTGGCACGGTGTTCCTGTCCCAGTACTTCCAGTTGTCACTGGGCAAGTCGCCGACCGTCGCCGGCCTGATGGGCCTGCCGATGATCTTCGGTCTGCTGGTCTCGTCGACCGTGTCCGGCCAGCTGATCAGCAAGACCGGCAAGTGGAAGGTGTACCTGGTCCTCGGCGGGATCCTGATGGTTGCCGGGTTCGCCCTGCTCGCCACGATCGACCGGGGCACCAGCATCGTGCTGCTCAGCGCGTACATGGTGGTGCTCGGAATCGGCGTGGGCATGCTGATGCAGAACCTCGTGCTGGTCGCGCAGAACGACGTGGCCGCCCACGACCTGGGTGCGTCCACGTCGGTGCTGACG
This window contains:
- a CDS encoding 4'-phosphopantetheinyl transferase family protein; its protein translation is MIEKLMPAGVASRDTVTDAAESTMFPEEAEHVAKAVDKRRREYATVRYCARQAFAELGIPPAPLLNGERGAPRWPDGVVGSMTHCAGYRAAVVALKADIHTLGIDAEPHGPLPEGVLGVISRDEEKVRLAELTAADGSVHWDRMLFCAKETVYKAWYPLTHRWLGFEEASITLAVDGTFEAELLVPGPVIAGEQVGGFTGRWIVGDGLVITAIAIPVG
- a CDS encoding TetR family transcriptional regulator, yielding MTEEGPQPLGLRERKKLETRAKLAKIAIRLAAERGLENVTVDDIAGEAGVSARTFFNYFPSKEDAILLPDHDPVGQTHAFAAAMLAAPAGLNPLRASALAMRPYVARFDDEREDWLTRISIIERDPGLMVKLFASQRETEAILVEALAKRTGLAATDLYPRLLYRVIGGVVQATTQRWHELGGSVALTELFDAAIDSIDAGLPVPSGTAVFEGKS
- a CDS encoding HAD-IC family P-type ATPase, giving the protein MITGTDRQPWRLISVPALVAAVLLTFLAGLLWLLGMPDAALLWTVAAAAGIAPLTVWATEDLVTERRAGGALLTIPVVVGALLAGVHEAGAAAGMLACVLRGVEVLVRERARREVAVLARAAGETRIHTGDRVTVTTGEIIPVDGRLLSDAVLDESPLSGDPIRVRRKEGEPVRSGAVNVGDPVDLIATVPDTEGTWAAMSRLAHRAVTDGAQPLRRANRAALVYAPLAVVAGAVVWLVTGNPLAGFGVLAVAASAPVLLAVPLSLAAGLTRAARHGVVVGDAGVLERMARTRIGVVDASGVMYSGTLSVSGVVAAPGWLTNDVLACASSAHRMRPDAFAGAVARAAKAAGIGSGAHLGKVTFADAQPDGSHDWVKVALARAGLDCASVAWVAVDGQPVGALIVRDEVRPDAAESLRALRRAGMRRLVLVTRENLNDPGDVGVVLGVDELWTRCGTADKVERVREERRRGLTLMVGDDPAVGAADVGVALSGRGACVADVVIADGQVARLADALRTARRTRWIGLLATAGGLAIVAAGMAAATLGWLAPLLAVLVRAGVDGLVMGSALQALKAGRPKVEPYHPEPDHLSQVRHAVRQAADELSTGFTPQAQQSVLRAYHLMADHVVPAQRTGEIERQVRRLGAHLTTPNAQVDDMRATLYGLNAVLNERLIAAQRQRV
- a CDS encoding MDR family MFS transporter — encoded protein: MTVTADPPADGVKLSRGQVVQALSGLMMGLFVAILAGTVVANALPRIVADLGGSQSSYTWVVTTELLAMTATVPLWGKLSDLYNKKLLIQLSLLMFVIGSLVAGFSQDIGTLIASRVVQGVGAGGLTALVSVVMAAMVSPRELGRYMGIFGAVFAVGTVAGPLIGGVMVDTSWLGWRWCFFLGVPFAALAILLLQRTLKLPTVKREGVKVDYLGAFLIMLGVSTLLVWTSLAGHQFDWLSGWSFFLVGAGVVVLALAVWVESRVAEPIVPLSIFRNRTVTLTTIVSFLVGVAMFGGTVFLSQYFQLSLGKSPTVAGLMGLPMIFGLLVSSTVSGQLISKTGKWKVYLVLGGILMVAGFALLATIDRGTSIVLLSAYMVVLGIGVGMLMQNLVLVAQNDVAAHDLGASTSVLTFFRSLGGTVGVSVLGAVLANRLTSEVTSHLGPLPDGGGTSAVPDLNLLPPEIAAVFRDAYGVATSSIFLYCLPFAALAVLVVFFIKQIPLKTQTGDERLAQESAAAAAAD
- a CDS encoding glycoside hydrolase family 55 protein, producing the protein MALERRKFLVGGAATAYLTTAGNAEASVPRLWDEFVANPYDHPQIPNVAYAGYRMGERPPARPARTNVLRYGAKPDGSADASAAINRAIDDVGRAGGGVVYLPDGTFRIDDIIEIGYDNVVLRGAGSGRTTLFATRSLEQIVGINRSRYGSENSAWSWCGGLVWVCHRDRRRALIDAIKARQWPLEGWIGNEGADSGVITALTGAVPRGSFTTTVADAAGLAPGQRVLLQVDDDPAHGLLKHLCGDIPGTSSYVWTGKTKLLSYKPFQWPVRVAAADGARITLAQPLPIELRPEWNARLTTSAPAITGAGVEGLTIRMVKTVRPAHLQDKGYNGLVFQCAWDCWADDVSVVDSDNGFLLVAAKGVTLSRTRVSGRGQHHSYACREQSHDNLVEDFVIGEFTEPPTPGSGHHGINVEGLSCGNVWSRGRMGAGTFDTHRGLPFGNVRTDVTIVNDGAHGGSADAGPLYGARFAHWNITVLNGRAGCVKIDNVAPSSATVGISTVREFGQVDRPDFTGPLQSKLESYGDTAVTPANLHSAQRALRGFVPR
- a CDS encoding metallophosphoesterase family protein, producing MSTTPQLLAISDLHVGHAENRPILEGLRPDNPGDWLIVAGDVAETTTDIEWALGLLKSRFDTVIWVPGNHELWTTSKDPVQLRGVRRYEYLVEMCRRLGVLTPEDEYPVWTGDGGPVRIAPLFALYDYSFRVDGVHTKQESLAKAQEAGIVCTDEYFLHPDPYPGIDDWCRARVEETERRLAACGPDVPLVLVNHWPLVRQPTRILRYPDFAQWCGTELSGDWHTRFNTATVVYGHLHIPRHTVYDGVPFEEVSLGYPREWKPRGLPDKLLKPVLPVRVAP